A genomic region of Eucalyptus grandis isolate ANBG69807.140 chromosome 5, ASM1654582v1, whole genome shotgun sequence contains the following coding sequences:
- the LOC104442315 gene encoding pentatricopeptide repeat-containing protein At1g31790 — MDGLSVTISPDIYISLIKECTKNGDLAGALELHKHIRRSGLRPGLHLLNRFLLMFVSCGCLVSARKVFEGVLQRDVSSWAFLIVGYMDKGEYEEAMTQFVRMLCCINVSEVPLWTVVCILKACVHCAYKDLGEQLHGWLLKQGSGGENPLPRSLIDFYGKFKYPECANIIFQQLSSHNSAIWMAKLAYDYSGHQYDTVFSNFREIETGGIQKSRSMFLSVLKACGRVKDDGQCGRQVHAKAIKVGVESDAFV, encoded by the coding sequence ATGGATGGCCTTAGCGTGACTATTTCGCCCGATATCTACATTTCGTTGATTAAGGAGTGCACGAAGAATGGCGACTTAGCCGGAGCATTAGAGCTCCATAAACACATCAGGCGTAGCGGGTTGAGACCCGGTTTGCATTTGCTTAATCGCTTCTTGCTAATGTTCGTGTCCTGTGGTTGCTTGGTTAGTGCTCGCAAAGTGTTTGAGGGTGTGCTCCAGAGGGACGTCAGTTCTTGGGCTTTCTTGATTGTTGGTTATATGGACAAGGGTGAGTATGAGGAAGCTATGACGCAGTTTGTGAGGATGCTTTGCTGTATCAATGTGAGTGAAGTTCCTTTGTGGACAGTTGTGTGTATATTGAAGGCTTGTGTACATTGTGCATATAAGGATCTTGGTGAGCAACTTCATGGTTGGTTATTGAAGCAAGGTAGTGGGGGTGAGAATCCCCTGCCTAGGTCGTTGATTGATTTCTATGGGAAATTCAAGTATCCGGAATGTGCTAACATTATCTTTCAGCAATTGTCTAGCCACAATTCCGCTATCTGGATGGCCAAACTTGCGTATGACTACAGTGGACATCAGTATGATACAGTCTTTAGTAACTTCAGGGAAATTGAGACGGGGGGAATTCAGAAGAGTAGATCCATGTTTTTGAGTGTTCTTAAGGCATGTGGCAGAGTTAAAGATGATGGGCAATGTGGTCGGCAGGTTCATGCTAAAGCTATTAAGGTTGGAGTAGAGTCAGATGCGTTTGTGTAG